Proteins encoded in a region of the Pseudomonas syringae KCTC 12500 genome:
- the lepB gene encoding signal peptidase I → MSLNFPLLLVIAVFVCGVLALIDLVILAPRRRAAISNYQGSVGEPDIAVVERLNKEPLLVEYGKSFFPVLFIVLVLRSFLVEPFQIPSGSMKPTLDVGDFILVNKFAYGIRLPVLDQKVIQIGDPQRGDVMVFRYPSDPSVNYIKRVVGLPGDRIRYTSDKRLFINGELVAKKLIGTEPGTLGSAELYEEQLGEVEHQIRQEMSRYRAPPDSEWTVPAAHYFMMGDNRDNSNDSRYWDDPNIPKDELGMVPDKNIVGKAFAVWMSWPEPKLSHFPNFARVGLIK, encoded by the coding sequence ATGTCACTAAATTTCCCGCTGTTGTTGGTCATCGCTGTCTTCGTCTGTGGCGTGCTTGCACTGATTGATCTGGTCATCCTGGCGCCTCGTCGCCGGGCTGCCATTTCCAACTATCAGGGCAGCGTGGGCGAACCTGACATTGCTGTCGTGGAGCGCTTGAACAAAGAGCCTTTGCTGGTCGAGTACGGCAAATCGTTCTTCCCGGTGTTGTTCATCGTGCTGGTGCTTCGTTCGTTTCTGGTCGAGCCGTTCCAGATTCCTTCGGGCTCCATGAAGCCGACACTGGATGTGGGTGATTTCATTCTGGTCAACAAGTTCGCGTACGGCATTCGCCTGCCGGTACTGGACCAGAAGGTGATTCAGATCGGTGATCCGCAGCGTGGCGACGTGATGGTGTTCCGTTATCCGAGCGACCCGAGCGTCAATTACATCAAGCGCGTCGTCGGTCTGCCGGGTGATCGTATCCGCTACACCAGCGACAAGCGGCTGTTCATCAATGGCGAGCTGGTCGCCAAGAAGCTGATCGGCACCGAGCCCGGTACACTGGGCAGCGCGGAACTCTATGAAGAGCAGCTGGGCGAAGTCGAACATCAGATCCGTCAGGAAATGAGCCGCTACCGCGCGCCGCCTGACAGTGAATGGACAGTGCCTGCCGCGCACTACTTCATGATGGGCGACAACCGTGACAACTCCAACGACAGCCGTTACTGGGATGATCCCAACATTCCCAAGGACGAGCTGGGCATGGTCCCGGACAAGAACATCGTAGGCAAGGCGTTCGCGGTGTGGATGAGCTGGCCCGAGCCGAAACTGAGCCACTTCCCCAATTTTGCGCGCGTAGGGCTGATCAAGTAA
- the lepA gene encoding translation elongation factor 4 translates to MSDLSHIRNFSIIAHIDHGKSTLADRFIQMCGGLTEREMEAQVLDSMDLERERGITIKAHSVTLYYKAKDGITYQLNFIDTPGHVDFTYEVSRSLAACEGALLVVDAGQGVEAQSVANCYTAIEQGLEVMPVLNKMDLPQADPDRVKEEIEKIIGIDATDAVACSAKSGMGVDEVLERLVATIPAPTGNIEDPLQALIIDSWFDNYLGVVSLVRVRHGRVKKGDKILVKSTGKLHLVDSVGVFNPKHSATVDLKAGEVGFIIAGIKDIHGAPVGDTLTLSTTPDVDVLPGFKRIQPQVYAGLFPVSSDDFEDFREALQKLTLNDSSLQYLPESSDALGFGFRCGFLGMLHMEIIQERLEREYNLDLITTAPTVIFELLLKTGETIYVDNPSKLPDLSAIEDMREPIVRANILVPQEHLGNVITLCIEKRGVQHDMLFLGTQVQVSYDLPMNEVVLDFFDRLKSVSRGYASLDYHFDRYQSANLVKLDVLINAEKVDALALIVHRDNAHYKGRALTEKMKELIPRQMFDVAIQAAIGGQIVARTTVKALRKNVLAKCYGGDVSRKRKLLEKQKAGKKRMKQVGNVEIPQEAFLAVLRLE, encoded by the coding sequence GTGAGTGATTTGAGTCATATCCGCAATTTCTCCATCATCGCCCACATTGACCATGGCAAGTCGACGCTGGCCGACCGCTTCATTCAAATGTGCGGCGGCCTGACCGAGCGCGAAATGGAAGCGCAGGTGCTCGACTCCATGGATCTTGAGCGCGAGCGCGGGATCACCATCAAGGCCCATAGCGTTACCCTGTATTACAAGGCCAAAGACGGTATCACCTACCAGCTGAACTTCATTGACACCCCGGGGCACGTCGACTTCACCTACGAAGTCAGCCGTTCTCTGGCCGCGTGCGAAGGTGCGTTGCTGGTGGTCGATGCAGGGCAGGGCGTCGAGGCGCAATCGGTCGCCAACTGCTACACCGCCATCGAGCAGGGCCTTGAGGTCATGCCGGTACTGAACAAGATGGACTTGCCACAGGCCGATCCGGACCGCGTCAAGGAAGAGATCGAGAAGATCATCGGTATCGACGCCACCGATGCCGTGGCGTGCAGCGCCAAGAGCGGCATGGGCGTTGACGAGGTCCTCGAGCGCTTGGTCGCAACCATTCCTGCACCGACCGGCAATATCGAAGATCCGCTGCAGGCGTTGATCATCGACTCCTGGTTCGACAACTACCTGGGCGTCGTGTCTCTGGTGCGTGTGCGCCACGGCCGCGTCAAGAAGGGCGACAAGATTCTCGTCAAGTCGACCGGCAAGCTGCATCTGGTCGACAGCGTGGGCGTGTTCAACCCCAAGCACTCGGCGACCGTCGATCTGAAAGCGGGCGAAGTAGGCTTCATCATCGCCGGCATCAAGGACATTCACGGTGCGCCGGTCGGTGACACCCTGACCCTGAGCACCACTCCCGACGTCGACGTACTGCCCGGCTTCAAGCGTATTCAGCCACAAGTCTACGCAGGCCTGTTCCCGGTCAGCTCGGACGACTTCGAAGACTTCCGTGAAGCGCTGCAAAAGCTGACGCTTAACGACTCTTCACTGCAATACCTGCCCGAGAGCTCCGACGCGCTGGGCTTCGGCTTCCGCTGTGGCTTCCTCGGCATGCTGCACATGGAGATCATCCAGGAACGCCTGGAGCGTGAGTACAATCTCGACCTGATCACCACCGCGCCAACCGTAATCTTCGAGCTGTTGCTGAAGACCGGCGAAACGATTTACGTCGATAACCCTTCCAAGCTGCCTGACCTGTCGGCCATTGAAGACATGCGCGAGCCCATCGTTCGCGCAAATATTCTTGTGCCGCAGGAGCACCTGGGCAACGTCATTACGTTGTGCATCGAAAAACGTGGCGTACAGCACGACATGCTGTTCCTCGGCACGCAGGTTCAGGTGAGCTACGATTTGCCGATGAACGAAGTGGTTCTCGACTTCTTCGATCGTCTCAAGTCTGTCAGCCGCGGTTATGCTTCGCTGGATTATCATTTTGATCGTTACCAGTCGGCCAATCTGGTCAAGCTCGACGTTCTGATCAACGCCGAGAAGGTCGACGCCCTGGCCCTGATCGTTCATCGCGACAATGCACACTACAAAGGGCGTGCGTTGACCGAGAAGATGAAAGAGCTGATCCCTCGACAGATGTTCGACGTGGCAATTCAGGCGGCTATCGGCGGTCAGATTGTGGCCCGGACAACCGTCAAGGCGCTTAGAAAGAACGTATTGGCCAAATGCTACGGCGGCGACGTCAGCCGCAAGCGTAAATTGCTGGAGAAGCAAAAGGCCGGTAAGAAACGCATGAAGCAGGTCGGCAACGTGGAAATTCCACAGGAAGCCTTCCTTGCAGTGCTCAGGTTGGAATAG
- a CDS encoding DegQ family serine endoprotease, with the protein MKSYFSLIAAVLMLGQVATAQAENLPDFTGLVEQASPAVVNISTRQKLPDRAVANQQMPDLEGLPPMLREFLERSMPPGSRPPGSGAGKGDRQREAQSLGSGFIISPDGYVLTNNHVIDGADEILVRLSDRSELKAKLVGTDPRTDVAVLKIEGKDLPTAKLGNSNTLKVGEWVLAIGSPFGFDHSVTKGIVSAKGRSLPNDTYVPFIQTDVAINPGNSGGPLFNMAGEVVGINSQIFTRSGGFMGLSFAIPIDVAMDVANQLKANGKVSRGWLGVVIQEVNKDLAESFGLDKPAGALVAQVLEDGPAAKGGVQVGDVILSANGQPIVMSADLPHLIGNLKDGSKAELEVIRDGKRQKLTVTVGALPDEGQEMGDVGGTGAERSSNRLGVSVIELTAEQKKSLDLKGGVAIKEVTGGPASLIGLQAGDVITHLNNQAITSSKQFTEVAKSLPKDRSVSMRVLRQGRATFITFKLSE; encoded by the coding sequence ATGAAATCCTACTTTTCATTGATTGCCGCTGTGCTGATGCTCGGTCAGGTGGCTACGGCTCAGGCCGAAAACCTGCCGGACTTCACCGGACTGGTCGAGCAGGCATCGCCCGCAGTGGTGAATATCAGTACGCGTCAGAAATTGCCGGACCGTGCCGTCGCCAATCAGCAGATGCCTGATCTGGAAGGGCTGCCGCCGATGCTTCGCGAGTTTTTAGAGCGCAGCATGCCGCCGGGTTCGCGTCCGCCAGGCTCGGGTGCAGGCAAGGGTGATCGCCAGCGTGAGGCTCAGTCCCTTGGGTCGGGCTTCATCATCTCCCCTGACGGCTACGTTCTGACCAACAATCACGTAATCGATGGTGCTGACGAGATTCTCGTACGCCTGTCCGATCGCAGCGAGTTGAAGGCCAAGCTGGTCGGTACCGATCCGCGTACCGACGTTGCCGTGCTGAAAATTGAGGGCAAGGACCTGCCGACCGCCAAACTGGGCAATTCCAATACGCTCAAGGTCGGCGAATGGGTTCTGGCGATCGGCTCGCCGTTCGGCTTCGATCACTCCGTGACCAAGGGTATCGTCAGTGCCAAGGGGCGCAGTCTGCCTAACGATACCTATGTGCCGTTCATTCAGACCGACGTGGCCATCAACCCGGGTAACTCCGGTGGCCCGCTGTTCAACATGGCTGGCGAAGTCGTCGGGATCAACTCGCAGATCTTCACCCGCTCCGGTGGTTTCATGGGGCTGTCGTTCGCGATTCCGATCGACGTCGCCATGGATGTCGCGAACCAGCTCAAGGCCAATGGCAAAGTCAGCCGCGGCTGGCTGGGTGTAGTCATCCAGGAAGTGAACAAGGACCTCGCCGAGTCGTTTGGTCTGGACAAGCCTGCCGGCGCGCTGGTTGCGCAGGTGCTTGAAGATGGCCCGGCTGCCAAGGGCGGTGTGCAGGTGGGTGACGTGATTCTGAGCGCCAACGGCCAGCCAATCGTCATGTCGGCTGACCTGCCGCACCTGATCGGCAACCTCAAGGACGGCAGCAAGGCCGAACTTGAAGTGATTCGCGACGGCAAGCGTCAGAAGCTGACGGTCACCGTCGGCGCACTGCCTGATGAAGGTCAGGAGATGGGCGATGTTGGCGGTACGGGAGCCGAGCGCAGCAGTAATCGTCTGGGTGTATCGGTGATCGAGCTGACCGCGGAGCAGAAGAAGTCCCTGGACCTCAAAGGTGGCGTTGCCATCAAGGAAGTCACAGGCGGCCCGGCTTCGCTGATCGGCCTGCAGGCGGGTGATGTGATCACTCACCTGAACAATCAGGCGATCACGTCCAGCAAGCAGTTCACCGAGGTGGCGAAAAGCCTGCCCAAGGATCGCTCTGTCTCGATGCGTGTTCTGCGTCAGGGTCGTGCGACGTTCATCACCTTCAAACTGTCCGAGTAA
- a CDS encoding MucB/RseB C-terminal domain-containing protein, whose amino-acid sequence MRAVPLLPLLLGGWLALPVQADDAQDAINRLAKVDQQQSYQGTFVYERNGSFSTHRIWHRIADGHIQERLLQLDGSAQEVLRVDGLTQCVSGTLEAGVANPADSSAHAFDVKRLSAWYDMKIAGKSRVAGRQATIVALSPKDQHRYGLELHLDNETGLVLKSLLLSEKGQLLERFQFTDLDTASVLSEQVLKTSADCKPVSVVKSKPEASISPVAWHSDWLPPGFDVSSSGVRKDPATQSPVTHLMYSDGLARFSVFIETVKGGASSDIRTQLGPTVAVSRRLTTPQGDMMVTVVGEVPMGTAERIALSMRNDESSANK is encoded by the coding sequence ATGCGAGCCGTCCCTCTACTGCCACTACTGCTTGGTGGATGGCTTGCCCTCCCGGTACAGGCTGATGATGCGCAAGACGCAATAAATCGTCTTGCCAAGGTTGATCAGCAGCAAAGCTATCAAGGCACCTTCGTATACGAGCGCAACGGTAGTTTTTCTACCCACCGGATCTGGCACCGCATAGCGGACGGCCATATTCAGGAGCGCTTGCTACAGCTTGATGGTTCTGCTCAGGAAGTATTGCGTGTTGACGGGCTTACTCAGTGCGTCAGCGGCACGCTCGAAGCGGGTGTAGCCAATCCGGCCGACTCTTCTGCCCACGCATTCGATGTCAAAAGACTGTCCGCCTGGTATGACATGAAAATTGCCGGCAAATCCAGGGTGGCCGGTCGTCAGGCGACTATCGTTGCGCTGTCCCCCAAGGACCAGCATCGATACGGCCTCGAACTGCACCTGGATAACGAAACCGGTCTTGTGCTCAAGTCGCTTCTGTTGAGTGAGAAGGGGCAGTTGCTCGAGCGTTTTCAGTTTACCGATCTCGATACCGCTAGCGTGCTGTCCGAGCAGGTGCTCAAGACCAGTGCTGACTGCAAGCCTGTTTCTGTAGTGAAGTCCAAGCCTGAGGCTTCCATAAGCCCTGTGGCCTGGCATTCTGACTGGCTGCCGCCGGGTTTTGACGTCAGCAGCAGCGGTGTACGCAAAGACCCCGCTACGCAGTCGCCGGTGACACATCTCATGTACAGCGACGGTCTGGCGCGTTTTTCGGTGTTCATCGAAACGGTTAAAGGTGGCGCGTCTTCGGATATTCGCACTCAGCTAGGCCCGACAGTGGCCGTATCCCGCCGTCTGACAACGCCGCAGGGCGACATGATGGTGACGGTCGTCGGAGAAGTTCCGATGGGCACTGCAGAGCGCATAGCATTGTCGATGCGTAACGACGAATCTTCAGCCAATAAATAA
- a CDS encoding anti sigma-E factor RseA C-terminal domain-containing protein translates to MSREALQESLSAVLDNEADELELRRVLNAFDDADTRATWSRYQVARAAMHKELLVPHLDISAAVSAAIADEVSPLKAARGPWRTLGRLAVAASVTVAVLAGVRLYNQDDIAGAQLAQQTQQPANLTVPQVKGPAVLAGYTESAEQAPGPMANGVLQGGGQGDQRLPGYLRQHAQEAALKGTESALPYARAASLENR, encoded by the coding sequence ATGAGTCGTGAAGCCCTGCAGGAATCGCTGTCCGCGGTACTTGATAATGAAGCGGACGAACTGGAATTACGTCGGGTATTGAATGCCTTTGACGATGCCGATACCCGCGCCACCTGGTCGCGTTACCAAGTTGCTCGTGCAGCAATGCACAAAGAGTTGCTGGTCCCTCATCTGGATATTTCGGCTGCTGTATCTGCCGCGATCGCCGATGAAGTCAGCCCGCTCAAGGCAGCTCGCGGTCCTTGGCGTACGCTGGGTCGTCTGGCCGTTGCAGCGTCGGTTACCGTAGCCGTTCTGGCTGGTGTCCGCCTGTATAACCAAGACGACATTGCCGGTGCACAGTTGGCACAGCAGACTCAACAGCCTGCCAATCTGACTGTTCCGCAAGTGAAAGGCCCTGCCGTACTGGCTGGCTACACTGAAAGCGCCGAGCAAGCACCTGGTCCTATGGCCAACGGTGTACTGCAGGGCGGTGGTCAAGGTGACCAGCGTCTGCCGGGCTATCTGCGTCAGCACGCCCAGGAAGCAGCGTTGAAAGGCACTGAAAGCGCGTTGCCATACGCACGTGCTGCGAGTCTGGAAAACCGTTAA
- the rpoE gene encoding RNA polymerase sigma factor RpoE: protein MLTQEEDQQLVERVQRGDTRAFDLLVLKYQHKILGLIVRFVHDTHEAQDVAQEAFIKAYRALGNFRGDSAFYTWLYRIAINTAKNYLVSRGRRPPDSDVRSEDAEFYDGDHGLKDIESPERALLRDEIEGTVHRTIQLLPEDLRTALTLREFDGLSYEDIASVMQCPVGTVRSRIFRAREAIDKALQPLLQES from the coding sequence ATGCTAACCCAGGAAGAGGATCAGCAGCTTGTCGAGCGCGTACAGCGTGGCGATACGCGAGCATTTGATCTGTTGGTGCTGAAGTATCAGCACAAAATTCTAGGGTTGATCGTGCGATTCGTGCACGACACCCATGAGGCTCAAGACGTTGCACAGGAAGCCTTTATCAAGGCTTATCGTGCTCTCGGAAATTTTCGCGGTGACAGTGCTTTCTACACCTGGCTGTACCGCATCGCCATTAACACGGCGAAGAACTATCTGGTTTCGCGAGGTCGGCGACCACCGGATAGCGATGTAAGGTCTGAAGACGCGGAGTTCTACGACGGCGACCACGGCCTCAAGGACATAGAGTCGCCGGAGCGTGCATTGTTGAGGGATGAGATCGAGGGCACCGTCCATCGGACCATCCAGCTTCTCCCGGAAGATTTACGTACGGCACTAACTTTACGTGAATTCGATGGTCTGAGTTATGAAGACATTGCGAGCGTCATGCAGTGTCCAGTTGGTACCGTGCGCTCTCGGATCTTCCGCGCTCGGGAAGCCATCGATAAAGCCCTGCAGCCGTTGTTGCAGGAATCCTGA
- the nadB gene encoding L-aspartate oxidase, translating into MSQHFQHDVLVIGSGAAGLSLALTLPDHLRIAVLSKGDLANGSTFWAQGGVAAVLDDTDTVQSHVEDTLNAGGGLCNEDAVRFTVEHSREAIQWLIDQGVPFTRGDDAGTDESGFEFHLTREGGHSHRRIIHAADATGAAIFRTLLEQAIKRPNIELLEQRAAIDLITERRLGLEGKRCLGAYVLNRHSGEVDTYSARFTILASGGAAKVYLYTSNPDGACGDGIAMAWRSGCRVANLEFNQFHPTCLYHPQAKSFLITEALRGEGAYLKLPNGERFMQRFDERAELAPRDIVARAIDHEMKRLGIDCVYLDISHKPEAFIKTHFPTVYERCLEFSIDITREPIPVVPAAHYTCGGVMVDSKGHTDVPGLYAIGETSFTGLHGANRMASNSLLECFVYARSAAADIEKQLADVQMPADLPAWDASQVTDSDEDVIIAHNWDELRRFMWDYVGIVRTNKRLQRAQHRVRLLLDEIDEFYSNYRVSRDLIELRNLALVAELMIRSAIERKESRGLHYTLDYPEMLPEAKDTILTPTF; encoded by the coding sequence ATGAGTCAACATTTTCAGCATGACGTACTGGTAATCGGCAGCGGCGCTGCCGGGTTGAGCCTGGCACTGACCCTGCCCGACCACCTGCGGATTGCGGTCCTGAGCAAGGGTGACCTCGCCAACGGCTCGACCTTCTGGGCGCAGGGCGGTGTTGCGGCAGTGCTGGATGACACCGACACCGTGCAATCTCATGTTGAGGACACGCTGAACGCAGGCGGCGGCCTTTGCAACGAAGACGCTGTGCGCTTCACCGTCGAACACAGCCGCGAGGCGATTCAATGGCTGATCGATCAAGGCGTGCCTTTTACCCGCGGCGATGACGCAGGCACCGACGAAAGCGGATTTGAATTTCACCTGACGCGTGAAGGCGGCCACAGCCACCGGCGGATCATTCATGCTGCAGATGCCACGGGTGCAGCCATTTTTCGCACCCTGCTGGAACAGGCAATCAAGCGACCCAATATCGAATTGCTCGAACAGCGCGCTGCCATCGACCTGATCACCGAACGCCGTCTCGGCCTGGAAGGCAAGCGCTGCCTCGGCGCCTACGTGCTCAATCGCCACAGTGGCGAAGTAGATACTTACAGCGCGCGCTTCACAATCCTGGCGTCGGGCGGCGCCGCCAAGGTTTACCTCTACACCAGCAACCCTGACGGTGCCTGTGGCGACGGCATCGCCATGGCCTGGCGTTCCGGCTGCCGGGTAGCGAACCTTGAGTTCAACCAGTTTCACCCCACTTGCCTGTACCACCCGCAGGCCAAGAGCTTTCTGATCACCGAGGCACTGCGCGGTGAAGGGGCGTACCTCAAGCTGCCTAACGGTGAGCGGTTCATGCAACGCTTCGATGAGCGGGCAGAACTGGCGCCGCGCGATATCGTTGCCCGCGCGATAGACCATGAGATGAAGCGGCTGGGCATCGACTGCGTGTATCTGGACATCAGCCACAAACCCGAAGCCTTCATCAAGACGCACTTCCCAACCGTCTATGAACGCTGCCTGGAATTTTCCATCGACATCACTCGCGAACCGATCCCCGTAGTCCCCGCTGCGCATTACACCTGTGGTGGCGTGATGGTGGACAGCAAGGGGCATACCGATGTGCCGGGCCTTTACGCCATCGGCGAAACCAGCTTCACAGGCCTGCATGGCGCCAACCGCATGGCCAGCAACTCGCTGCTGGAGTGCTTCGTCTATGCCCGATCGGCCGCCGCAGACATCGAGAAGCAACTGGCTGACGTGCAGATGCCCGCCGACCTTCCGGCCTGGGACGCCAGCCAGGTCACTGACTCGGATGAAGACGTGATCATCGCGCACAACTGGGACGAGCTGAGACGGTTCATGTGGGACTACGTCGGCATTGTGCGCACCAATAAACGCCTGCAGCGCGCTCAGCACCGCGTACGCCTGCTGCTGGATGAGATTGACGAGTTTTACAGCAACTACCGAGTAAGCAGAGACCTGATCGAACTGAGGAACCTTGCTCTGGTAGCGGAACTGATGATCAGGTCTGCCATAGAACGCAAGGAATCTCGGGGCCTGCACTACACGCTGGACTATCCAGAGATGCTGCCAGAGGCTAAGGATACGATCCTTACACCGACTTTTTGA
- a CDS encoding Rha family transcriptional regulator produces MNVNNIVTMTTVEIAELTGKRHDNVLRDARGIVAQVGALRSEESSVAFTEATYKNNQNKDLPMLVLDKHLTFTLITGYDTGLRYNVVGRWIELEQVANPAFAAQAITETLKDLQSRVNAMAPAFDEHVRKGRTVGYSWREACRLAEIAHPDKLLALLIDTGNARKTTQGHTQLNPKYEQAGFIKPLKPSNLVVSNNGGHLFKITHKGLNEWLKHKAESMNNAVNKAQDKTDRWGRIAK; encoded by the coding sequence ATGAACGTGAATAACATCGTAACCATGACCACCGTTGAAATCGCTGAATTGACTGGCAAGCGTCACGACAACGTTCTCCGAGATGCCCGAGGGATTGTTGCTCAAGTAGGTGCCCTCAGATCTGAGGAGTCCTCCGTGGCTTTCACCGAGGCAACCTATAAGAACAACCAGAACAAAGACCTGCCGATGCTGGTCCTCGACAAGCACCTAACCTTCACCCTCATCACTGGCTATGACACTGGTCTTCGCTACAACGTGGTGGGGCGCTGGATTGAACTGGAGCAAGTCGCTAACCCAGCCTTTGCTGCTCAGGCCATCACCGAGACCCTTAAGGATCTACAGAGCCGAGTCAATGCAATGGCCCCTGCCTTCGATGAGCATGTCCGTAAGGGTCGTACAGTTGGTTATAGCTGGCGTGAAGCCTGCCGCCTCGCTGAAATCGCCCATCCCGATAAACTTTTAGCCCTGCTGATCGACACGGGGAACGCCCGTAAGACAACCCAAGGGCACACACAGCTTAATCCCAAGTACGAGCAAGCTGGTTTCATCAAGCCCCTCAAACCGTCCAATCTGGTCGTATCCAATAATGGCGGCCACCTGTTCAAGATCACCCATAAGGGCCTCAATGAGTGGCTCAAGCACAAGGCTGAGAGCATGAACAATGCTGTCAATAAAGCTCAGGACAAGACCGACCGTTGGGGCCGAATCGCCAAGTAA
- a CDS encoding Ig-like domain-containing protein, with the protein MKPNQYVAPHVDTVKWNISAIDDNNASIHFSTSDVRAETLASTDPSAYVEALVELAEDFLNGDEWREAAMERTPCEFRPAGSEATGQQVITMADRSVKFDPRKNWDNQTISKGEVLAGSIIFTEPTDSALVISHRVTILDHNLIAGFTEASMSQTADKILRDIELSAAGKIAGILSTAASTEVFSEVKPTGKPVEIAEDLIDLLTMHINQTVGTSLSDFVVLLPVSMVAVLERAAQRAGVGEIENLIGASVQPYSGTDYGLFLLPKMFTSLSYRENREGDIWKILATRNGNAQAWDIEIMTTVDIVANGKVKVKLTEDGLQTETVAFPMITNVRLFTPVSGVSLKSASKDLAVGASYSNVATVSPANATNQSITWATSDASVATVSPTGSVKGLKVGKATIKVTTADGGFSASYTVNVTAAA; encoded by the coding sequence ATGAAACCTAATCAGTACGTAGCACCGCATGTAGACACCGTTAAATGGAACATCAGCGCCATTGACGATAACAATGCATCAATCCACTTCAGCACTTCCGATGTACGAGCAGAGACACTCGCAAGCACCGATCCATCGGCCTATGTGGAAGCCCTTGTGGAACTCGCTGAGGACTTCTTGAATGGCGATGAGTGGCGCGAGGCTGCTATGGAGAGAACCCCTTGCGAGTTCCGTCCTGCGGGCTCTGAGGCTACCGGTCAACAAGTTATCACTATGGCTGATCGCTCCGTTAAGTTCGACCCTCGCAAGAACTGGGATAACCAAACCATTAGCAAGGGCGAAGTATTGGCCGGGTCGATCATCTTTACGGAACCTACCGATTCAGCTCTGGTTATTAGTCATCGCGTGACGATCCTCGACCACAACTTGATTGCTGGTTTTACCGAAGCATCAATGTCTCAAACTGCTGACAAGATCTTGCGTGACATTGAGTTAAGCGCAGCGGGTAAAATCGCTGGCATCCTTTCGACCGCTGCAAGTACCGAGGTTTTCTCTGAAGTTAAGCCAACGGGCAAGCCTGTAGAAATTGCTGAAGATCTTATTGATCTCCTGACGATGCACATCAATCAGACCGTGGGCACCTCTTTGTCTGACTTCGTGGTGTTGCTGCCTGTGTCGATGGTGGCTGTACTTGAGCGTGCCGCCCAGCGTGCTGGTGTGGGTGAAATCGAGAACCTTATTGGCGCGTCTGTGCAGCCTTACAGCGGTACTGACTACGGTCTGTTCTTGCTACCGAAGATGTTCACCTCTCTGAGCTACCGTGAGAACCGTGAGGGCGACATTTGGAAAATCCTTGCGACCCGCAACGGCAATGCCCAGGCGTGGGACATTGAGATTATGACAACCGTAGACATCGTGGCTAACGGCAAGGTCAAGGTGAAGCTGACCGAAGATGGTCTTCAGACTGAAACTGTAGCGTTCCCGATGATCACCAACGTGAGGCTGTTCACTCCGGTGTCGGGTGTATCCCTCAAGAGCGCCTCTAAGGACCTCGCCGTGGGTGCTTCATACTCAAACGTTGCCACTGTGTCCCCTGCAAATGCCACCAATCAGAGCATCACATGGGCCACATCCGATGCCTCAGTCGCAACGGTATCCCCAACAGGTTCTGTAAAGGGTCTCAAAGTGGGCAAGGCGACAATCAAGGTGACGACTGCTGATGGTGGTTTCTCGGCGTCCTACACCGTGAATGTAACTGCCGCTGCTTAA
- a CDS encoding Rha family transcriptional regulator, which produces MTMSSREIAELTGKQPQHVKRDIERMFSELQEDVSKTGRIFLDSMNRQQTEYLLDRHHTECLLTGYSAKMRMAVIKRWHELEEVQHMGEMGFCHSAQSQGAIIESLSGLQSEVMSLRRL; this is translated from the coding sequence ATGACCATGAGCAGCAGGGAGATTGCTGAGTTGACCGGCAAGCAGCCACAGCATGTGAAGCGAGATATTGAGAGGATGTTCAGTGAGCTACAGGAAGATGTGTCCAAAACTGGACGCATCTTTTTGGACAGCATGAACCGTCAGCAGACCGAGTATCTGCTCGACCGGCACCACACCGAATGTCTCCTCACTGGCTACAGCGCCAAGATGCGTATGGCCGTGATCAAACGGTGGCACGAACTGGAGGAAGTACAGCACATGGGGGAAATGGGTTTTTGCCATTCCGCTCAATCTCAAGGGGCCATCATTGAGTCCCTCTCAGGTCTCCAGTCAGAGGTTATGAGCCTACGGCGTTTGTAG